A stretch of Leucobacter aridicollis DNA encodes these proteins:
- a CDS encoding M20 family metallopeptidase, producing the protein MTFSPRERAALDLLDVDAITADTCDLIRGRGENPGETERDTVLRLAAICARIGAEVTLQEVEPGRENLRAALGPADGPAILFLGHSDVVPAGEGWSGDPFEPRIAGGRIIGRGTTDMKGGLAALLAAMAAVSAVAPDLRLELLCTVDEEDRALGVLAALAAEMPREYLACIVAEPTDLDVVIGCRGASNLVVEVTGASAHAGRPEDGASSIYAAARIVELVRDRHAILAAGERDRLLGTGTWNVGTIEGGSGTSMVPRVTTLTLDRRTMPGEDPETILAELLGAARIDLAESGIANAERISIEGTVDMEMPGFRTETDSPVVQIASQALRELGASGTQTGWTAACEGGFVARHHGTPTIILGPGDITGQAHQPDENVEISQLETAAQAYVLIALRLARAA; encoded by the coding sequence ATGACCTTCTCACCACGCGAACGCGCGGCACTCGATCTTCTGGACGTCGACGCGATCACTGCTGACACCTGCGACCTCATTCGAGGGCGCGGCGAGAACCCAGGCGAGACGGAACGGGACACCGTGCTCCGCCTCGCCGCGATCTGTGCGCGGATTGGCGCCGAGGTCACGCTTCAAGAGGTTGAGCCGGGGCGGGAAAACCTCAGGGCCGCTCTCGGTCCAGCAGATGGGCCGGCGATCCTGTTCCTCGGTCACAGCGACGTTGTGCCCGCCGGGGAGGGGTGGAGCGGTGACCCGTTCGAGCCGCGGATCGCCGGTGGCCGGATCATTGGTCGAGGAACCACCGATATGAAGGGCGGTCTTGCCGCGCTGCTGGCGGCGATGGCAGCGGTTTCGGCCGTTGCGCCCGACCTGCGACTCGAACTACTGTGCACTGTCGACGAGGAGGATCGCGCGCTCGGCGTGCTCGCCGCACTTGCGGCGGAGATGCCGCGAGAGTACCTCGCATGCATCGTTGCGGAGCCAACCGATCTCGACGTGGTGATCGGATGCAGGGGCGCAAGCAACCTCGTCGTCGAAGTGACCGGCGCCTCCGCGCACGCCGGACGGCCTGAGGACGGCGCGAGCTCGATCTACGCCGCAGCGCGGATTGTGGAACTCGTACGCGACCGCCACGCCATACTCGCTGCGGGTGAGCGCGATAGGCTCCTCGGCACCGGGACGTGGAACGTCGGCACGATCGAAGGCGGAAGCGGCACCTCGATGGTGCCGCGAGTGACCACGCTCACCCTCGACCGCCGCACGATGCCGGGCGAGGATCCGGAGACGATCCTCGCCGAACTCCTCGGGGCGGCAAGGATCGATCTGGCCGAATCCGGCATCGCGAACGCTGAACGCATCAGCATCGAGGGCACCGTCGACATGGAGATGCCAGGCTTCCGCACCGAGACCGACTCCCCTGTTGTCCAGATCGCGTCACAGGCACTCCGTGAGCTCGGGGCGTCAGGCACGCAGACCGGCTGGACCGCTGCCTGCGAGGGCGGCTTCGTCGCGCGGCACCACGGTACCCCAACAATCATTCTCGGTCCGGGAGATATCACCGGCCAGGCCCACCAGCCCGACGAGAACGTGGAAATCTCACAGCTCGAGACAGCCGCACAGGCCTACGTGCTCATCGCGCTTCGACTCGCAAGGGCAGCGTAG
- a CDS encoding PLP-dependent aminotransferase family protein, which produces MPTQIAPPFADRSELLVGSVIDASTALLAEQQHDIVRFAMGAPSEDLMPIAQLDEAFTGSRSGRYDYGETEGEPRLRAQIMELTSQRGIETSDERLLVTTGGMQGLDLAFKLFVDPGDLVIVEAPTYSNGNATALSYGADLLPAPVDEDGLIVEALPELVARTGKTPRAIYTIPNFQNPTGVTLSLRRRELLIELAERWGAMIIDDDPYGRLRFEGEDLPDLAGIAPKHPLLFQVRTLSKMIAPGLRTGWIDVDPAVRALAVNAKQAMDTCSSVPVQNAVLNYLTSGHFETHVARLKPIYRERKAAMLAAVERHLGGLATTTDPEGGFFLWLTLRGDAAGLDTEALFPAALRDGVAYIPGPAFTVDGSMRNALRLCFATSSPARIDVGVSRLASTIKRAIAAGEATRA; this is translated from the coding sequence ATGCCCACCCAAATCGCACCACCTTTCGCGGACCGCAGCGAGCTACTCGTCGGTTCCGTCATTGATGCCTCGACTGCGTTACTTGCCGAACAGCAACACGACATCGTGCGGTTTGCGATGGGCGCTCCAAGCGAGGACCTGATGCCAATCGCGCAGCTCGACGAGGCCTTCACCGGCTCGCGGAGCGGGCGGTACGACTACGGCGAGACCGAGGGCGAGCCGCGGCTGCGGGCGCAGATCATGGAGCTCACGTCCCAACGCGGCATCGAGACCAGCGACGAGCGTTTGCTCGTCACGACGGGCGGCATGCAGGGGCTCGACCTCGCATTCAAGCTCTTCGTCGATCCGGGAGACCTCGTCATTGTCGAGGCCCCCACCTACAGCAATGGAAACGCAACTGCGCTGAGCTACGGAGCCGACCTGCTCCCGGCGCCGGTCGACGAGGACGGGCTCATCGTCGAAGCTCTCCCTGAGCTCGTCGCTCGCACCGGCAAGACCCCCCGAGCGATCTACACAATCCCAAACTTCCAAAACCCCACCGGGGTGACCCTGAGCCTCAGGCGGCGGGAGCTCCTCATCGAGCTCGCAGAGCGCTGGGGCGCGATGATCATCGACGACGATCCATACGGCAGGCTCCGCTTCGAGGGCGAAGATTTGCCGGACCTCGCGGGTATTGCCCCCAAGCATCCACTCCTGTTCCAGGTCCGCACCCTCTCCAAGATGATTGCCCCTGGCCTCCGGACCGGTTGGATTGACGTCGACCCCGCCGTGCGTGCCCTGGCGGTGAATGCGAAGCAGGCCATGGACACGTGCAGCAGCGTGCCCGTCCAGAACGCAGTGCTGAACTACCTCACGAGCGGTCACTTCGAGACGCACGTTGCACGACTCAAGCCCATCTACCGCGAGCGGAAGGCCGCAATGCTCGCCGCAGTCGAGCGTCACCTCGGCGGACTCGCGACGACCACCGACCCCGAGGGCGGGTTCTTCCTCTGGCTCACGCTCCGCGGTGACGCGGCTGGCCTCGACACTGAGGCGCTCTTCCCTGCTGCGCTGCGCGACGGAGTCGCGTACATTCCAGGCCCGGCGTTCACCGTCGATGGGAGTATGCGCAATGCCCTGAGGCTCTGCTTCGCGACTTCATCCCCCGCACGCATTGACGTTGGCGTGAGTAGGCTCGCGAGCACGATCAAGCGGGCAATCGCCGCCGGAGAGGCCACGCGCGCATGA
- a CDS encoding M24 family metallopeptidase: MTTAQVDVDELDRRLAAVREAMRLRELDALVVSDPANMFYLTGYNAWSFYTPQIFYVPLDGEPVLAMREMDALGAHRTALRYADSVLGYPETYVHRPDTHPMEWIAERLRDRGEAGRARRVGFEGDAHYFSVRSYLALRDGFPEWELVESRELVNWVRLIKSEFEIGQMRRAGQVASEAMRRAVAAIETGKPLNELAAEVLAAQARGVDGADGDYPAIVPMFMYGEGADTPHLTWTAERMAAGEAVSIELTGVHRRYHAPLARTVSLGAPSRELDRLAGATVEGLDAALDALRPGNTSAEVHAAFDRVLRRYGLEKKSRLGYSIGVGFPPDWGERTVSIRAGDDTVLEENMTFHLIAGMWMTGYGFEASESARVAAGGADVFTDAPRRLIIQEA, encoded by the coding sequence ATGACAACAGCACAGGTGGACGTGGACGAGCTCGATCGGAGGCTCGCCGCGGTCCGTGAGGCCATGCGACTGCGCGAGTTAGACGCGCTCGTGGTCTCCGACCCTGCGAACATGTTCTACCTCACGGGATACAACGCTTGGTCCTTCTACACGCCGCAGATCTTCTACGTACCGCTTGACGGTGAGCCCGTGCTCGCGATGCGAGAAATGGACGCGCTCGGCGCCCATCGCACCGCGTTACGCTACGCAGACTCCGTACTCGGCTACCCCGAAACCTACGTGCACCGGCCGGACACGCACCCAATGGAGTGGATCGCGGAGCGACTGCGGGACCGTGGCGAGGCTGGCCGCGCTCGCAGGGTCGGCTTTGAGGGCGACGCCCACTACTTCTCCGTCCGTTCGTACCTTGCGCTCCGTGACGGCTTCCCCGAGTGGGAACTCGTCGAGAGCCGGGAACTCGTGAATTGGGTGCGGCTCATCAAGTCCGAGTTTGAGATTGGCCAAATGCGTCGGGCGGGCCAAGTCGCGAGCGAGGCAATGCGGCGCGCGGTAGCGGCAATCGAGACGGGGAAGCCACTCAACGAGCTCGCGGCGGAGGTGCTCGCGGCGCAGGCGCGCGGAGTCGACGGCGCCGACGGCGACTACCCGGCGATCGTGCCAATGTTTATGTATGGCGAGGGCGCGGACACGCCTCACCTGACGTGGACGGCGGAGCGGATGGCTGCCGGTGAAGCCGTATCGATCGAGCTGACAGGCGTGCACCGCCGCTACCACGCGCCGCTCGCGCGCACGGTGTCGCTCGGCGCGCCCAGCCGCGAACTCGACCGGCTCGCCGGCGCCACTGTCGAGGGGCTCGACGCGGCGCTCGACGCGCTCCGACCGGGCAACACCTCCGCGGAGGTGCACGCTGCTTTCGACCGCGTTTTACGCCGCTACGGTCTCGAGAAGAAATCGCGACTTGGGTACTCGATCGGTGTGGGCTTCCCGCCCGACTGGGGCGAACGAACGGTCAGCATTCGTGCAGGCGATGACACCGTGCTCGAAGAAAACATGACCTTCCACCTCATCGCGGGTATGTGGATGACGGGCTACGGCTTCGAAGCCTCCGAGTCCGCGCGGGTGGCCGCTGGGGGCGCAGACGTGTTCACCGACGCGCCCCGTCGACTCATCATTCAGGAGGCCTAA
- a CDS encoding LysR family transcriptional regulator, which produces MIDVRRLALLREVSIYGGLTGAAEVLGMSVSSISQQLSRLQNELGVSLLEPAGRGVRLTADAERLVVHTERVLAVLEEAEAELLLTRGGLSGVVRVAAFHTFGTRLLVPAMRRLREVAPNLALEYAQLDPEGAIRELGARRADIAVADEYPGAPLSPTPGLVRVDLGHDPIAMYLPDGMREADLSGGSSVDSLARLPWVMEPRQTDAYRWARGICRTIGFEPRVAFESASLDFHRQLVASGEAAAFLPRSIAGELSGQVTRLPGRRGLPGGMHRTFLMLMRRGAERTPALMACREAIEGAYRELGTEPAGGT; this is translated from the coding sequence GTGATTGATGTCCGAAGGCTCGCGCTGCTGCGCGAGGTGTCGATCTACGGCGGCCTCACCGGTGCGGCCGAAGTGCTCGGGATGAGCGTGTCGTCGATCTCGCAGCAACTCTCGCGGTTGCAAAACGAGCTCGGCGTCTCACTGCTCGAGCCCGCGGGGCGCGGAGTGCGGCTCACGGCGGATGCGGAGCGCCTCGTCGTGCACACCGAGCGGGTGCTCGCCGTGCTTGAAGAAGCGGAGGCTGAGCTGCTCCTCACTCGCGGAGGGCTCTCCGGTGTGGTGCGCGTCGCGGCCTTCCACACCTTCGGCACCCGGTTGCTCGTGCCGGCCATGCGTCGCCTGCGGGAGGTTGCGCCCAATCTCGCGCTCGAATACGCCCAGCTCGATCCAGAGGGAGCGATCAGGGAACTTGGTGCGCGCAGGGCAGACATCGCAGTGGCCGATGAGTATCCCGGAGCGCCGCTCTCGCCAACGCCGGGACTCGTGCGAGTCGATCTTGGACACGATCCGATCGCGATGTATCTCCCCGACGGTATGCGAGAAGCGGACCTGTCAGGGGGGAGCTCGGTGGACTCCCTGGCGCGGCTGCCGTGGGTGATGGAGCCGCGGCAGACCGATGCTTACCGCTGGGCACGTGGGATCTGCCGCACTATCGGTTTCGAGCCACGGGTCGCCTTCGAGTCTGCCAGCCTCGACTTTCACCGGCAGTTGGTGGCCAGCGGCGAAGCGGCGGCCTTCCTGCCGCGCTCGATCGCTGGCGAGCTCTCTGGTCAGGTCACCCGGTTGCCGGGGCGGCGCGGCCTTCCGGGCGGCATGCATCGAACCTTTCTCATGCTGATGCGCCGGGGCGCGGAGCGCACGCCCGCCCTTATGGCGTGCCGAGAGGCGATCGAGGGGGCATATCGTGAGCTCGGCACGGAACCTGCAGGTGGCACGTGA
- a CDS encoding NAD-dependent succinate-semialdehyde dehydrogenase, protein MTSPLTVRQESELLAGSASAIALADSVIAGLGLPADGIPVHDPATGQRIASVPDVSAAGAVAELAIADAAGAAWARTTARHRASLLSRWYELIVEHTEEIAHLITREMGKTLAEARGEVKYGSDFVRLYAEEAVRPGGGFRDVPDGGSSLLIKRSPVGLAVLITPWNFPLAMATRKIAPALAAGCPVVVKPATLTPLTTYFVVELARRAGIPAELVRVVTTSNAGDFSDAVLRDPRTRKVSFTGSTPVGKQLLRIASDGVLRTSMELGGNGPLLVFDDADLERAVDGVFAAKLRNGGQSCIAANRIYVQDGIADAFVEAFAERLSASPVGNGFGEGVAVGPLIDERAVREMRALTDEAIADGAELRTGGATYEGPGQFFAPTVLDRVPAESRVANVEIFGPIAAIQRFSSEEEGIARANDTEFGLAGYVFTENLDRALNVADALETGLVGINQGVPSNAAAPFGGVKQSGLGREGSAEGLEEYQNVRFYNVARRASAEL, encoded by the coding sequence ATGACTTCCCCACTCACCGTCCGGCAGGAATCAGAGCTTCTCGCGGGCTCCGCGTCAGCGATTGCCCTCGCAGACTCCGTCATCGCGGGTCTCGGGCTTCCGGCCGACGGCATCCCCGTTCACGATCCCGCGACAGGGCAGCGAATCGCGAGCGTGCCAGACGTCAGCGCAGCGGGCGCTGTCGCGGAACTCGCTATCGCTGACGCCGCGGGCGCAGCCTGGGCAAGGACCACTGCCAGGCACCGTGCTTCACTGCTGAGCCGCTGGTACGAACTTATCGTCGAGCACACCGAAGAGATCGCGCATCTCATCACACGCGAGATGGGCAAGACACTCGCCGAGGCGCGGGGAGAGGTGAAGTACGGTTCGGACTTTGTGCGCCTGTACGCAGAGGAAGCCGTGCGTCCCGGCGGCGGGTTCCGCGACGTCCCAGACGGAGGATCGAGCCTGCTCATCAAGCGCTCGCCTGTCGGCCTCGCCGTGCTCATCACCCCGTGGAACTTCCCCCTCGCAATGGCCACTCGAAAGATCGCACCCGCGCTCGCCGCAGGCTGCCCAGTTGTCGTTAAGCCCGCGACGCTGACGCCGCTCACCACCTACTTCGTGGTTGAACTCGCCCGCCGTGCCGGGATTCCCGCTGAGCTTGTGCGGGTAGTGACCACGTCGAATGCCGGGGACTTCAGCGATGCCGTCCTGCGGGACCCGCGCACGCGGAAAGTCTCGTTCACGGGGTCGACGCCGGTGGGGAAGCAACTCCTGCGCATCGCGAGTGACGGGGTGCTGCGCACCTCGATGGAGCTTGGCGGCAACGGTCCCTTGCTCGTGTTCGACGACGCCGATCTCGAGCGCGCCGTTGACGGCGTCTTCGCGGCGAAGCTCCGCAACGGCGGCCAGTCGTGCATCGCAGCGAACCGCATCTACGTGCAGGACGGGATTGCCGACGCCTTCGTCGAGGCATTCGCCGAGCGACTCTCCGCTTCTCCCGTGGGCAACGGATTCGGCGAGGGCGTCGCGGTCGGGCCGCTCATCGACGAGCGTGCGGTGCGAGAGATGCGCGCGCTGACCGACGAGGCCATCGCCGATGGCGCCGAACTTCGCACGGGAGGCGCCACCTACGAAGGGCCGGGGCAGTTCTTTGCTCCAACGGTGCTCGACCGGGTGCCGGCGGAGTCCCGCGTGGCGAACGTCGAAATCTTCGGGCCGATCGCAGCGATTCAGCGATTCTCCTCAGAGGAGGAAGGCATCGCCCGCGCGAATGACACCGAGTTCGGGCTCGCTGGCTACGTGTTCACCGAAAACCTCGACCGGGCACTGAACGTTGCGGACGCGCTCGAGACGGGGCTGGTCGGCATCAACCAGGGAGTGCCGTCGAACGCAGCGGCTCCCTTTGGTGGAGTGAAGCAGTCGGGTCTCGGCAGAGAGGGCAGCGCAGAGGGGCTCGAGGAGTACCAGAACGTCCGGTTCTACAACGTCGCGAGGCGTGCAAGCGCCGAGCTGTAG
- a CDS encoding MFS transporter: protein MTNEHTPTTNAPHADPAQATAAPISRARRWGALAVLTASLLVITMDMTILNIALPKMAAELHPTAAQQLWIIDVYSLVLAGLLVSFAALADRWGRKRMLMIGYTLFGLASLLVLVASSAEAVITIRALLGIGGAMIMPTTLSLIRVTFTDPRERATALSIWAAVSGLGAAVGPLIGGVLLEHFSWHAAFLVNVPLMLAGVVAGVLVLPESKVKNPGRWDYLAAILSFVGMTLVIWAIKTFAAESSFLVPNALTAFAAGVALLAWFIVRCLRSDAPLLELGLFKNRPFSAGIIAALGSSFAMGAALLLLAQWMQIIDGATPIEAGVRLIPVAIAGAVASLAAPPIARLIGSRAVLAGGIALAGIGMLAIGLQPGTLTYTTVLVALTLVGFGTGSLAIGSAMIMHGTPEEKAGSAGAIEETSYELGAVLGVAILGSIAAILYRSGLAGNPLVDGLGAEAAKQANDSLGAAAAIAEELGLPDLLATASEAFTSSMQTTGIVGGLSMLTIAATVFFLTPKGTDVSASSH, encoded by the coding sequence ATGACGAACGAACACACGCCCACCACGAACGCCCCGCACGCCGACCCGGCGCAGGCCACCGCCGCGCCCATCAGCCGTGCCCGACGTTGGGGAGCGCTCGCGGTGCTCACCGCGAGCCTGCTCGTCATCACGATGGACATGACGATCCTCAACATCGCGCTGCCGAAAATGGCGGCCGAACTGCACCCGACCGCGGCGCAGCAGCTGTGGATCATCGACGTCTACTCGCTCGTGCTCGCCGGCCTGCTCGTGTCGTTCGCCGCCCTCGCCGACCGGTGGGGCCGCAAGCGCATGCTCATGATCGGCTACACCCTCTTCGGGCTCGCCTCGCTCCTCGTGCTCGTCGCGTCGAGCGCCGAGGCCGTCATCACGATCCGCGCGCTGCTCGGCATCGGCGGTGCCATGATCATGCCGACGACGCTGTCGCTCATCCGCGTGACGTTCACCGACCCGCGCGAGCGCGCGACCGCGCTGAGCATCTGGGCCGCGGTCTCGGGTCTCGGCGCCGCCGTCGGTCCGCTCATCGGCGGCGTACTGCTCGAGCACTTCTCCTGGCACGCGGCGTTCCTCGTGAACGTGCCGCTCATGCTCGCTGGCGTCGTCGCGGGCGTGCTCGTGCTCCCCGAGTCCAAGGTCAAGAACCCGGGCCGCTGGGACTACCTGGCGGCGATCCTCTCGTTCGTGGGCATGACGCTCGTCATCTGGGCGATCAAGACGTTCGCCGCAGAGTCGAGCTTCCTCGTGCCGAACGCGCTCACCGCGTTCGCCGCGGGCGTCGCCCTGCTCGCCTGGTTCATTGTCCGATGCCTCCGCAGCGACGCGCCGCTGCTCGAGCTCGGGCTCTTCAAGAACCGGCCGTTCTCGGCGGGCATCATCGCCGCGCTCGGCTCCTCGTTCGCGATGGGCGCCGCCCTGCTGCTGCTCGCGCAGTGGATGCAGATCATCGACGGCGCGACCCCGATCGAGGCTGGCGTCAGGCTCATCCCCGTCGCGATCGCTGGCGCGGTAGCCTCGCTCGCCGCTCCCCCGATCGCGCGCCTCATCGGCTCGCGCGCGGTCCTCGCGGGCGGCATCGCGCTCGCCGGGATCGGCATGCTCGCGATCGGCCTGCAGCCGGGCACGCTCACCTACACGACGGTGCTCGTCGCGCTCACCCTCGTGGGCTTCGGCACGGGCTCGCTCGCGATCGGATCGGCAATGATCATGCACGGCACCCCCGAGGAGAAGGCGGGCAGCGCGGGCGCGATCGAGGAGACCTCATACGAGCTTGGCGCCGTGCTCGGCGTCGCGATCCTCGGGTCGATCGCCGCGATCCTCTACCGCTCGGGGCTCGCGGGCAATCCGCTCGTGGACGGCCTCGGCGCCGAGGCTGCAAAGCAGGCGAACGACTCGCTCGGCGCCGCCGCGGCGATCGCCGAGGAGCTGGGGCTCCCCGACCTGCTCGCCACCGCGAGCGAAGCGTTCACCTCGTCGATGCAGACCACCGGGATCGTCGGCGGCCTGAGCATGCTGACGATTGCCGCGACCGTGTTCTTCCTCACACCAAAGGGCACAGACGTTTCTGCGAGCTCCCACTAG
- a CDS encoding TetR/AcrR family transcriptional regulator — translation MSIEPLAPGRRDPEGRRRAILRAATEIIVTRGAAALTHRAVASHAGVSLGSTTQYFSSIEELREEALRELAQEDDEALTALEPHLATLQTDPSGAVTELLSYLQDPRAVNADIALFSSATADPSLRELALRWSDKLIEMLSVHFDRDRAEAIAVYIDGATIHAGLRQHSLSREALTLALTALAGTPTSPQPTSTTGHPSEKSEL, via the coding sequence ATGAGCATCGAACCACTCGCGCCCGGACGACGCGATCCGGAGGGGCGCCGCCGCGCGATCCTGCGCGCCGCCACGGAGATCATCGTCACCCGCGGCGCCGCCGCCCTCACGCACCGCGCCGTCGCGAGCCACGCCGGCGTCTCCCTCGGCTCGACGACCCAGTACTTCTCCTCCATCGAGGAGCTCCGCGAGGAGGCGCTGCGCGAGCTCGCCCAGGAGGACGACGAGGCGCTCACCGCGCTGGAACCGCATCTCGCCACACTCCAGACCGACCCGTCGGGGGCGGTCACCGAGCTGCTGAGCTACCTGCAAGACCCGCGCGCCGTCAACGCCGACATTGCGTTGTTCTCGAGCGCGACGGCAGACCCGAGCCTCCGGGAGCTCGCACTCAGGTGGAGCGACAAGCTCATCGAGATGCTCTCGGTCCACTTCGATCGGGATCGCGCCGAGGCCATCGCCGTCTACATCGACGGCGCGACGATCCACGCGGGGCTCCGGCAGCACTCGCTCTCCCGCGAGGCGCTCACGCTCGCGCTCACCGCCCTCGCGGGCACACCCACTTCACCTCAACCCACCAGCACGACTGGCCACCCATCCGAAAAGTCTGAGTTATGA